A stretch of Paenibacillus mucilaginosus 3016 DNA encodes these proteins:
- a CDS encoding family 43 glycosylhydrolase, translating to MKKWASTLVLAVLLSSAGTPAAYADNPVIKDVFTGDPAAFVHGDKVYLYTGHDEAAPNGNFFVMKDWLIFSSSDLVNWTREGSLDLSTFAWAQPNSAWASQLTERDGTFYWYVTVLNQDGTGYSIGVATSDNPISGFKDALGKPLVSSPMTQAPESMGTAPWDDIDPSVFIDDDGQAYLYWGNTHCYYAKLKPNMTELDGEIHRVTINNMEGTYTEAPWIHKHNGTYYLSFAHNYPEELAYATSSSPAGPWEYQGLLLDALTKDGSDPAASNTSHQSIIEFKGKSYLVYHNSALPTGGQYRRSVAIDRLHYNEDGTIRKVIPTSTGLDGTAHKLQSYTNPAKYVRHLDGDVRLDPVDSSVFDSKWHIVPGLADSGAGYVSLQSVDRPGYYLRYSGSDASLGKHDGTPAFAESATFKVNPGLANASLSSFEAYSQPGHYLRHAGSQLKVEAVSGEAAEADATFRTAEADVRGLTLDQQSLLLQKGTQTVLTASVQPASALNPKVIFTSSDPNVAAVGAPNVHPENGTMTVTVQAKSPGTATLTARTEEGQYTSSADVTVEAAGTAGAITNVKIGVSAEAKKVTIEGQSTYGAGNEIAVRVRKPDGTVDFLDQTTSGDGGSFTFGIPLANPVKGEYQVSLGAADVSEPFTAKFEYTPAAAGGNPGGGHSGSDSGGGSDSGSGNSSDDDDDDNGSGSGTVGNSAPAAGSGTASPGQSGGSAHGGSHASGPKPGSAKPAAPVFRDVQEGYSWAQEAIEALAAQGIIQGTSESTFEPGRPVSRADFITLLVRAFGLKGTLQGGSFADVQPGDYYYEAVSLARSLGLADGVDGSRFDPQAEISRQDMMVLIARALKLTNKAELGGSPDGLKAFADAADVADYAAESTAALIQAGVIQGDGGALHPRSSATRAETAVMLHRIWNTFLKEGGPSQ from the coding sequence ATGAAAAAATGGGCGTCCACGCTTGTGCTCGCCGTGCTGCTATCGTCTGCCGGCACGCCTGCCGCCTATGCGGACAACCCGGTCATCAAGGACGTGTTCACCGGCGATCCGGCGGCATTCGTGCATGGCGACAAGGTTTATCTCTACACCGGACATGACGAAGCGGCTCCGAACGGCAATTTTTTTGTGATGAAAGACTGGCTGATCTTCTCTTCCTCCGACCTCGTCAACTGGACCAGGGAAGGCTCGCTTGACCTGAGCACCTTCGCCTGGGCCCAGCCGAACTCCGCCTGGGCCAGCCAGCTCACCGAGAGGGACGGCACCTTCTACTGGTACGTGACCGTGCTCAATCAGGACGGCACCGGCTACTCCATCGGTGTAGCCACCTCGGACAACCCGATATCCGGCTTCAAGGATGCGCTCGGCAAGCCGCTCGTAAGCAGCCCCATGACCCAGGCTCCCGAGAGCATGGGCACCGCACCGTGGGACGATATCGACCCCAGCGTGTTCATCGACGATGACGGGCAGGCGTATCTCTACTGGGGGAACACCCACTGTTACTATGCCAAGCTCAAGCCGAATATGACCGAGCTGGACGGCGAGATTCACCGGGTGACCATTAACAACATGGAAGGCACCTACACCGAAGCGCCCTGGATCCATAAGCACAACGGCACTTATTATCTGTCCTTCGCCCACAATTACCCCGAAGAGCTCGCCTATGCAACAAGCAGTTCTCCTGCCGGTCCCTGGGAGTATCAAGGCCTCCTGCTCGATGCGCTGACGAAGGACGGCAGCGACCCGGCGGCCAGCAATACGAGCCACCAGTCCATCATTGAATTCAAGGGCAAGTCGTATCTCGTGTACCACAACAGCGCCCTGCCTACAGGCGGGCAGTACCGGCGTTCGGTCGCCATCGACCGTCTCCACTACAATGAAGACGGTACGATCCGCAAGGTGATTCCGACCTCTACAGGCCTCGATGGCACGGCCCACAAGCTTCAGTCTTACACTAACCCGGCCAAGTACGTCAGGCACCTTGACGGCGATGTCCGGCTCGATCCGGTCGACAGCTCCGTCTTCGACTCCAAATGGCACATCGTTCCCGGCCTTGCCGATTCGGGCGCCGGGTATGTCTCGCTGCAGTCCGTGGACCGGCCGGGCTATTACCTGCGTTACAGCGGCTCCGATGCATCGCTCGGCAAGCATGACGGCACGCCGGCCTTCGCCGAAAGCGCCACCTTCAAGGTGAATCCGGGGCTTGCGAATGCCTCGCTGTCATCCTTCGAGGCCTACAGCCAGCCAGGGCATTACCTGCGCCACGCCGGCTCCCAGCTGAAGGTAGAGGCTGTGAGCGGCGAGGCGGCCGAAGCGGATGCCACCTTCCGCACGGCGGAAGCGGATGTCCGCGGGCTCACGCTCGACCAGCAGTCGCTTCTGCTCCAGAAGGGCACCCAGACGGTGCTGACGGCCTCCGTGCAGCCCGCTTCCGCACTGAATCCGAAGGTGATCTTCACCTCCAGCGATCCGAATGTCGCTGCCGTCGGCGCACCGAACGTCCATCCGGAGAACGGAACGATGACGGTCACGGTACAGGCCAAATCGCCGGGGACCGCGACCCTCACGGCACGGACCGAGGAAGGCCAGTATACGTCGTCCGCGGATGTCACGGTGGAAGCCGCCGGGACGGCCGGAGCCATCACGAACGTGAAGATCGGCGTAAGCGCCGAAGCGAAGAAAGTGACGATCGAAGGGCAGTCGACTTACGGGGCGGGCAATGAGATTGCCGTCCGTGTCCGCAAGCCCGACGGGACGGTCGACTTCCTCGACCAGACGACGAGCGGCGACGGCGGCAGCTTCACGTTCGGCATTCCCCTCGCAAACCCGGTGAAGGGCGAATACCAGGTCAGCCTCGGGGCTGCCGATGTGTCCGAGCCCTTTACGGCGAAGTTCGAGTACACGCCGGCGGCCGCGGGCGGAAATCCAGGCGGCGGCCATTCCGGCAGCGATTCGGGCGGTGGATCCGACAGCGGCAGCGGGAACAGCAGTGACGACGATGATGACGACAACGGTTCCGGCAGCGGCACGGTCGGCAATTCTGCTCCGGCAGCCGGAAGCGGTACGGCAAGCCCCGGACAGAGCGGCGGCTCCGCCCATGGCGGCAGTCATGCCTCCGGCCCGAAGCCCGGCTCCGCCAAGCCAGCCGCTCCCGTCTTCCGCGATGTCCAGGAAGGCTACTCCTGGGCTCAGGAAGCCATTGAAGCCCTGGCCGCCCAAGGGATCATCCAAGGCACCTCCGAGTCCACCTTCGAGCCCGGCCGACCGGTTTCCCGTGCGGATTTCATCACGCTGCTCGTGAGGGCTTTCGGGCTGAAAGGAACCCTACAGGGGGGCAGCTTCGCGGACGTACAGCCGGGCGACTACTACTATGAAGCGGTCAGTCTGGCCAGGTCGCTGGGCCTCGCGGACGGCGTCGACGGCAGCCGCTTCGATCCGCAGGCCGAGATCTCGCGCCAGGACATGATGGTCCTGATCGCCCGCGCCCTGAAGCTGACGAACAAAGCGGAGCTGGGCGGAAGCCCGGACGGCTTGAAGGCATTCGCTGACGCGGCTGACGTCGCGGACTATGCTGCCGAGAGCACGGCGGCCCTGATCCAGGCCGGCGTCATCCAAGGTGACGGCGGCGCACTCCACCCGCGCAGCAGCGCCACGCGGGCCGAGACGGCCGTCATGCTGCACCGGATCTGGAATACATTTCTGAAAGAAGGGGGACCGTCCCAATGA